In Chelonia mydas isolate rCheMyd1 chromosome 20, rCheMyd1.pri.v2, whole genome shotgun sequence, a single genomic region encodes these proteins:
- the TECR gene encoding very-long-chain enoyl-CoA reductase: MKHYEVEILDAKTRDKLCFLDKVEPNATIAEIKNLFTKSHPQWYPARQSLRLDPKGKSLKDEDVLQNLPVGTTATLYFRDLGAQISWVTVFLTEYAGPLLIYLLFYFRVPFIYGPKYDFTSSKHSVVHLACICHSFHYIKRLLETLFVHRFSHGTMPLRNIFKNCTYYWGFAAWMAYYINHPLYTPPTYGDEQVKLALIIFLFCQLGNFSIHIALRNLRPAGSKTRKIPYPTKNPFTWLFLLVSCPNYTYEVGSWIGFAIMTQCLPVALFSLVGFIQMTIWAKGKHRSYLKEFRDYPPLRSPIVPFLL; encoded by the exons GTGGAGCCCAATGCCACGATCGCCGAGATCAAGAACCTCTTCACCAAGTCCC ATCCCCAGTGGTACCCAGCCCGACAGTCCCTCCGCCTTGACCCCA AGGGGAAGTCCCTGAAGGATGAGGACGTGCTACAGAACCTGCCGGTGGGCACCACAGCCACACTGTACTTCCGGGACCTGGGTGCGCAGATCAGCTGGGTGACG GTCTTCCTCACCGAGTATGCTGGGCCCCTGCTTATCTACCTGCTCTTCTACTTCCGAGTGCCCTTCATCTACGGCCCCAAGTATGACTTCACCTCCAGCAAGCACTCGGTCGTGCA CCTGGCCTGCATCTGCCACTCGTTCCACTACATCAAGCGCCTGCTGGAGACCCTCTTTGTCCATCGGTTCTCCCACGGGACGATGCCCTTGCGTAACATCTTCAAG AACTGCACCTACTACTGGGGCTTTGCAGCCTGGATGGCGTATTACATCAACCACCCGCTGTACACCCCGCCAA cctacGGAGACGAGCAGGTGAAGCTGGCGCTCATTATATTCCTG TTCTGCCAGCTGGGGAACTTCTCCATTCACATTGCTCTGCGGAACCTGCGGCCGGcgg gctccaAGACCAGGAAGATCCCATACCCCACTAAGAATCCCTTCACGTGGCTCTTCCTGCTAGTATCATGTCCTAATTATACCTATGAG GTGGGCTCCTGGATCGGCTTCGCCATCATGACCCAGTGTCTCCCAG TGGCCCTGTTCTCTCTGGTCGGCTTCATCCAAATGACCATTTGGGCGAAGGGGAAGCACCGCAGCTACCTGAAGGAGTTCCGGGACTACCCACCCCTGCGCTCGCCTATCGTCCCCTTCCTGCTCTGA